The following coding sequences are from one Arthrobacter sp. PvP023 window:
- a CDS encoding ABC transporter permease, which produces MSLDTATPTAAGQPARQPSPSAVTKADIAKAGATRRRNAAKWKLIVGTVCTLLVIIPIILAQVLPLPDANFQDLAARRLPPLTDGHLFGTDQLGRDLLSRVLHGGQVSLTIGVLAVLVSGAIGIILGSAAGYFGGWVDTIVSRLLEAQMSLPLLMMLLLVVALFGPSIPVITFVIAIAQWPEVARLTRSMVLVEREKPYVSAARILGLHRIQILVQHIIPNVIKQATLVVLLLLAQAVLLESALSFLGAGPQRPFATWGRIISDGQDYITTSWWMVTLPGLVIVLMVVGVNLLGDGLRDRPRRKKKGA; this is translated from the coding sequence ATGAGCCTCGACACCGCAACCCCCACAGCGGCCGGGCAACCGGCCCGGCAGCCCAGCCCCAGCGCCGTCACCAAGGCGGACATCGCCAAAGCCGGTGCCACCCGCCGTCGGAATGCCGCCAAATGGAAGCTCATCGTCGGCACCGTCTGCACCCTGCTGGTGATCATCCCCATCATCCTGGCCCAGGTGCTGCCGCTGCCGGACGCCAACTTCCAGGACCTCGCCGCCCGGCGCCTGCCGCCCCTCACCGACGGGCACCTGTTCGGCACCGACCAGCTGGGCCGCGACCTCCTCTCCCGGGTGCTGCACGGCGGCCAGGTCTCGCTGACCATCGGCGTGCTGGCAGTGCTGGTCTCCGGCGCCATCGGCATCATCCTCGGCTCGGCTGCCGGCTACTTCGGCGGCTGGGTGGACACCATCGTCTCCCGCCTCCTGGAGGCCCAGATGTCCCTGCCGCTGCTCATGATGCTGCTGCTGGTGGTGGCCCTGTTCGGCCCCTCCATCCCGGTGATCACCTTCGTGATCGCCATCGCCCAATGGCCCGAAGTGGCCCGCCTCACCCGCTCCATGGTGCTGGTGGAACGCGAAAAGCCCTACGTCTCCGCCGCCCGGATCCTGGGCCTGCACCGGATCCAGATCCTGGTCCAGCACATCATCCCCAACGTGATCAAGCAGGCCACCCTGGTGGTTCTCCTCCTGCTGGCCCAGGCCGTGCTGCTCGAATCCGCGCTCAGCTTCCTGGGTGCCGGCCCGCAGCGCCCCTTCGCCACCTGGGGCCGCATCATCTCCGACGGCCAGGACTACATCACCACCTCCTGGTGGATGGTCACCCTGCCCGGCCTGGTGATCGTGCTCATGGTGGTGGGCGTCAACCTGCTGGGCGACGGCCTCCGCGACCGTCCCCGCCGCAAGAAGAAGGGTGCCTGA
- a CDS encoding ABC transporter substrate-binding protein has protein sequence MTVLPQGSEISRRRLLQFGAAAGFLLGTGSLAGCAGPTGLPGPSTLTLALNRSLVSLDNKLNQFDAAVTVQRSVRQGLTAIGPETKPILVLADRFEMTGPTEWTVRLREGIRYSDGSPVKIEDVATALKMYQQVQGSFVAGFFPEFPVVVPVDDRTFQMVSKKPVPILDSLMSMILITPAAQNKPEELQEGVGTGPYVVTKFNRGAGTYSLQRNPNYWGPAPQVENVEVRFLPEESSRVIALRSGEVDIIDSITPDSREQLAGLPGVELKEASSLRLNQIFYNFRKPAGHPLADVRVREALSWAIDGEALVKDVLVDSVSAAEGVTPSSLTGYHKTGTYTYDPAKAKARLAELGVKDLTLKIIWETGEFASDTSVMEALVEMFGAIGVKTELQQFEPGGNILAWRQGKQGDWDLLGNGFSSPTGLAITMMQGMYAGTPEKEKTRDTYQGYVVPEVQAKIQAASSEVDPARRQELLATAQQAIWDTWPCAWAFVPKSVLAQRKRVSGVSLAPTNSYPLVDVRLEA, from the coding sequence ATGACCGTTCTTCCTCAAGGAAGTGAGATTTCCCGCCGCAGGCTGCTGCAGTTCGGCGCCGCGGCCGGGTTTCTGCTGGGCACAGGAAGCCTCGCCGGCTGCGCCGGCCCCACCGGCCTGCCGGGACCCAGCACCCTGACCCTGGCCCTCAACCGGTCGCTGGTCAGCCTGGACAACAAGCTCAACCAGTTCGACGCCGCCGTCACCGTGCAGCGCTCCGTCCGCCAGGGCCTCACCGCCATCGGCCCCGAAACCAAGCCCATCCTGGTCCTCGCGGACCGCTTCGAGATGACCGGGCCCACCGAGTGGACCGTCCGGCTCCGCGAAGGCATCCGCTACTCGGACGGCAGCCCCGTCAAGATCGAGGACGTGGCCACCGCCCTGAAGATGTACCAGCAGGTGCAGGGCTCCTTCGTGGCCGGCTTCTTCCCCGAATTCCCGGTCGTGGTGCCGGTGGATGACCGCACCTTCCAGATGGTCTCCAAGAAGCCCGTCCCCATCCTGGACTCGCTCATGAGCATGATCCTGATTACCCCCGCCGCGCAGAACAAACCGGAGGAACTGCAGGAAGGCGTGGGCACCGGCCCGTACGTGGTCACCAAGTTCAACCGCGGCGCCGGCACCTACAGCCTGCAGCGCAACCCGAACTACTGGGGTCCCGCACCGCAGGTGGAGAACGTGGAAGTCCGCTTCCTCCCAGAGGAATCCAGCCGCGTCATCGCGCTGCGCAGCGGCGAGGTGGACATCATCGACTCCATCACGCCGGACTCGCGCGAACAGCTGGCCGGACTTCCCGGCGTCGAACTCAAAGAGGCCTCCAGCCTCCGGCTGAACCAGATCTTCTACAACTTCCGCAAGCCCGCCGGCCACCCGCTGGCCGACGTCCGCGTCCGCGAGGCCCTCAGCTGGGCCATCGACGGCGAAGCGCTGGTCAAGGACGTGCTGGTGGACTCCGTCAGCGCGGCCGAAGGCGTCACACCGTCCAGCCTCACCGGCTACCACAAGACCGGAACGTATACCTACGACCCGGCGAAGGCAAAGGCCAGGCTCGCGGAGCTGGGCGTCAAGGACCTCACCCTGAAGATCATCTGGGAAACCGGCGAGTTCGCCTCCGACACCTCGGTGATGGAGGCCCTGGTGGAGATGTTCGGCGCCATCGGCGTGAAGACGGAGCTCCAGCAGTTCGAACCCGGCGGCAACATCCTGGCCTGGCGCCAGGGCAAGCAGGGCGACTGGGACCTGCTGGGCAACGGCTTCAGCAGCCCCACCGGCCTGGCCATCACCATGATGCAGGGCATGTACGCCGGCACCCCGGAAAAGGAAAAGACCCGCGACACCTACCAGGGTTACGTTGTCCCGGAGGTGCAGGCCAAGATCCAGGCCGCCTCCTCCGAGGTGGACCCGGCCCGCCGGCAGGAACTGCTGGCCACGGCACAGCAGGCCATCTGGGACACCTGGCCCTGTGCCTGGGCGTTCGTGCCCAAATCCGTCCTCGCCCAAAGGAAGCGGGTGTCCGGCGTCAGCCTGGCCCCCACCAACTCCTACCCCCTCGTTGATGTCCGGCTGGAGGCCTAA
- a CDS encoding ATP-binding cassette domain-containing protein: MTKPFLAVENLVVDYHVPGGTFRAVDDVSFSVDKGKTIAVVGESGCGKSTIAKALMRLVTPTSGRIELDGTDIAAMSEAKLRPLRSKFQMVFQDPYGSLDPHMTAQEIVAEPLKLQGVRSKAERHKAAAKLIDQVGLPVASLDKHPSEFSGGQRQRIGIARALASKPELLVCDEATSALDVSVQAQVLRLLRSIQDETGITYVFISHNLGVVQEISDSVMVMQRGKLVEYGSTASVLTAPKEDYTRKLRRAALDPSTMTGLKPRHLVRSLALANQAS; encoded by the coding sequence ATGACTAAGCCGTTCCTCGCCGTCGAAAACCTCGTGGTGGACTACCACGTGCCGGGCGGCACCTTCCGGGCCGTTGACGATGTGTCCTTCTCCGTGGACAAAGGCAAGACGATCGCCGTGGTGGGTGAATCCGGCTGCGGAAAGTCCACCATCGCCAAAGCGCTGATGCGGCTGGTCACCCCCACCAGCGGGCGCATCGAGCTGGACGGAACGGACATCGCGGCCATGAGCGAGGCGAAGCTGCGGCCGCTGCGCTCCAAGTTCCAGATGGTGTTCCAGGACCCCTACGGTTCCCTGGACCCGCACATGACGGCGCAGGAAATTGTGGCCGAGCCGCTGAAGCTGCAGGGCGTCCGGTCCAAGGCGGAGCGGCACAAGGCGGCCGCCAAGCTGATCGACCAGGTGGGCCTGCCCGTCGCGTCCCTGGACAAGCACCCCTCCGAGTTTTCCGGCGGCCAGCGCCAGCGGATCGGAATTGCCCGGGCCCTGGCGTCCAAGCCCGAACTGCTGGTCTGCGACGAAGCCACCAGCGCGCTGGACGTCTCCGTGCAGGCCCAGGTGCTGCGGCTGCTCAGATCCATCCAGGACGAAACGGGAATCACCTACGTATTCATCTCGCACAACCTTGGCGTGGTGCAGGAAATCAGCGATAGCGTCATGGTGATGCAGCGCGGCAAGCTGGTTGAATACGGCTCCACCGCGTCCGTCCTGACCGCCCCCAAGGAGGACTACACCCGCAAACTCCGCCGCGCCGCGCTGGACCCCTCCACCATGACGGGCCTGAAGCCGCGGCACCTGGTCCGCTCCCTGGCGCTCGCCAACCAGGCAAGCTAG
- a CDS encoding ABC transporter permease, with amino-acid sequence MTNYILKRLGQGLLTVFLTVSTVFVLIRLAPGDPAVSYAGPLATTEQLDAVREQFGLNKPVLEQYWIFLQQLFTGNLGQSYSFQAPAMQVVAERMPYTLTLATASILLTAVVAIPLGVWMSRRPDTGKELGVNVLTIAGQSMPDFWTGIMLLTGFAVLIPIFPASGFATWGGLVLPTITIAILQIALISRMVRREMTANFAAPYLTVARSRGVKNSVLTWRYAMGNSAIPVFTALGTRFAAMLNGVVVVEVVFAWPGVGSLIVRALETRDYPLIQATVLLTALLAVGVQLLIDLAYPLLDPRVRLGKAATA; translated from the coding sequence ATGACGAACTACATCCTGAAGCGCCTGGGACAGGGCCTGCTGACCGTGTTCCTCACGGTATCCACCGTCTTCGTCCTGATCCGCCTGGCCCCGGGCGATCCCGCCGTCTCCTACGCCGGACCGCTGGCCACCACCGAACAGCTCGACGCCGTCCGGGAACAGTTCGGCCTTAACAAGCCGGTGCTGGAGCAGTACTGGATCTTCCTGCAGCAGCTGTTCACCGGCAACCTGGGCCAGTCCTACTCCTTCCAGGCCCCCGCCATGCAGGTGGTGGCCGAGCGGATGCCCTACACGCTGACCCTGGCCACCGCGTCCATCCTGCTCACCGCCGTGGTGGCCATCCCGCTGGGCGTGTGGATGTCCCGCCGCCCGGATACCGGCAAGGAACTCGGCGTGAACGTGCTGACCATCGCCGGGCAGTCCATGCCCGACTTCTGGACCGGCATCATGCTCCTCACCGGCTTCGCCGTGCTGATTCCGATCTTCCCGGCCTCCGGCTTCGCCACCTGGGGCGGCCTGGTGCTCCCCACCATCACCATCGCCATCCTGCAGATCGCCCTGATCTCCCGGATGGTCCGGCGGGAAATGACCGCCAACTTCGCCGCCCCGTACCTCACCGTGGCCCGGTCCCGCGGCGTCAAGAACTCAGTGCTCACGTGGCGCTACGCCATGGGCAACTCCGCCATCCCGGTGTTCACGGCTCTGGGCACCCGGTTCGCCGCCATGCTCAACGGCGTGGTGGTGGTGGAAGTGGTGTTCGCCTGGCCCGGCGTCGGCTCCCTGATCGTCCGTGCACTCGAAACCCGCGACTACCCCCTCATCCAGGCAACGGTCCTCCTCACCGCGCTGCTGGCCGTGGGCGTCCAGCTGCTCATCGACCTCGCCTACCCGCTCCTTGATCCCCGCGTTCGTCTTGGAAAGGCGGCAACAGCATGA
- a CDS encoding HpcH/HpaI aldolase/citrate lyase family protein: MTSELALEFARKIRAREQAVGYWAVLDAPVATERIGRLGYDYVALDAQHGLLGYSGVLKGLMAIDAGHTAVGMVRVEDNNLTAIGKALDAGAVGVIVPLVNTAADAAAAVAAAKYPPMGGRSYGPMRSALRIGPKPADSNAATLVFAMIETPDGLANVKEICATPGLDGIYVGPSDLAIAVGGAFPGDPAIETEFNAALEAIAEAAASAGIAAGIHTAAGEVAALRLRQGYTFTTVASDLTHLEQIAKAHLDAARSDAGTKES; this comes from the coding sequence ATGACATCCGAACTGGCCCTCGAATTCGCCCGCAAGATCCGCGCCCGGGAACAGGCGGTGGGCTACTGGGCCGTGCTGGACGCGCCCGTGGCCACCGAACGCATCGGCCGGCTGGGCTACGACTACGTGGCCCTGGACGCCCAGCACGGACTGCTCGGCTACTCGGGAGTGCTGAAAGGGCTGATGGCCATCGACGCCGGGCACACCGCCGTCGGCATGGTCCGGGTGGAGGACAACAACCTGACCGCCATCGGCAAGGCGCTGGACGCCGGCGCCGTGGGCGTCATCGTTCCGCTGGTCAACACCGCGGCGGACGCCGCCGCCGCGGTGGCCGCCGCCAAGTACCCGCCCATGGGCGGCCGTTCCTATGGTCCGATGCGCTCGGCGCTGCGGATCGGGCCGAAGCCGGCGGACTCCAACGCCGCCACCCTGGTGTTCGCCATGATCGAGACGCCGGACGGCCTGGCCAACGTCAAGGAAATCTGCGCCACGCCCGGCCTGGACGGCATCTACGTGGGACCGTCGGACCTGGCCATCGCCGTGGGCGGCGCCTTCCCGGGGGACCCGGCCATCGAGACCGAATTCAACGCCGCGCTGGAGGCCATCGCCGAGGCCGCCGCCTCCGCGGGCATCGCCGCCGGCATCCACACAGCTGCGGGGGAGGTGGCGGCACTCCGGCTGCGCCAGGGCTACACCTTCACCACCGTCGCCTCGGACCTGACGCACCTGGAACAGATCGCCAAGGCCCACCTCGACGCCGCCCGCTCCGATGCCGGAACCAAGGAAAGCTGA
- a CDS encoding aldo/keto reductase: MSKQPEGAQVDGLKLPISRLVLGTMTFGDTVDEVTAGRMVEEALDAGITTIDTANAYVGGTTEEMLSRLLKGRRGEIVLASKAGMPHPDHGEHSPLSPAGLRNSVEGSLRRLGVDSIDLFYLHQPDRLTPLQDTLATVAELFAEGKIGALGVSNFAAWQIADVIHTAREVGAPRPVVAQQLYNLVARRVEEEYLEFAATHNVHTMVYNPLGGGLLTGKHSFDAKPTEGRYGDSKLAAMYTQRYWDRQLFDAIEELARIAEGAGITLAELSLRWLAYRDGVGSMLLGGSKVEQLRANIAAVANGPLPADVVDACDAVGTGLRGPMPAYNR; encoded by the coding sequence ATGAGCAAGCAGCCCGAAGGCGCCCAGGTGGACGGCCTGAAACTTCCCATCTCCCGGCTGGTTCTGGGAACCATGACGTTCGGCGACACGGTCGACGAAGTCACCGCGGGACGGATGGTGGAGGAAGCGCTCGACGCCGGCATCACCACCATCGACACCGCCAACGCCTACGTCGGGGGAACCACCGAGGAAATGCTTTCCCGGCTCCTCAAGGGGCGGCGCGGCGAGATTGTTTTGGCGTCCAAGGCGGGTATGCCGCACCCGGACCACGGCGAGCACTCGCCGCTGTCCCCGGCCGGACTGCGCAACAGCGTGGAAGGCAGCCTCCGCCGGCTCGGCGTGGACAGCATCGACCTGTTCTACCTGCACCAGCCGGACCGCCTCACACCCCTGCAGGACACACTGGCCACGGTGGCCGAGCTGTTTGCCGAAGGGAAGATCGGCGCGCTGGGCGTCTCCAACTTCGCCGCCTGGCAGATTGCCGACGTCATCCACACGGCGCGTGAAGTGGGGGCGCCGCGGCCCGTCGTCGCGCAGCAGCTGTACAACCTGGTGGCGCGACGGGTGGAGGAGGAATACCTCGAATTCGCGGCCACCCACAACGTGCACACCATGGTCTACAACCCGCTGGGCGGCGGCCTGCTCACCGGAAAGCACAGCTTCGACGCCAAACCCACCGAGGGCCGCTACGGCGATTCCAAGCTGGCGGCCATGTACACCCAGCGCTACTGGGACCGGCAGCTCTTCGACGCCATCGAGGAACTCGCGCGCATCGCTGAGGGCGCCGGCATCACGCTGGCCGAGCTCTCCCTGCGCTGGCTCGCCTACCGGGACGGCGTGGGCTCCATGCTGCTGGGCGGTTCCAAGGTGGAACAGCTCCGCGCCAACATCGCCGCCGTGGCCAACGGGCCGCTGCCGGCCGACGTCGTGGACGCCTGCGACGCCGTGGGCACCGGACTCCGCGGCCCCATGCCCGCCTACAACCGCTGA
- a CDS encoding ABC transporter ATP-binding protein, with amino-acid sequence MTAQPTFTEQPLLEVRDFQVELITDAGIIRAVDSVSFSIHRGETVTIIGESGSGKSTTAMGILRLLPEDLAVLSGTVLIDGVDVTADPKAIEKVRGKTLALIPQDPMTALSPVLSIGSQLFEAIRIAGAASAKDKGAVKARAIRLLEQVHIPTPEKQLKKYPHQLSGGMLQRVLIAIALASEPQLLVADEPTSALDVTVQGGILDLLLELQEQRGIGILMITHDLGVARLISDRIHVMKDGRFVESGDVQQIVDHPATEYTRALLAAVPVLGPWDETPNATTLTTTGASHD; translated from the coding sequence ATGACCGCACAACCTACTTTCACGGAGCAGCCGCTGCTGGAGGTCCGCGACTTCCAGGTGGAACTGATCACCGACGCCGGCATCATCCGGGCCGTTGACTCCGTCAGCTTCAGCATCCACCGGGGCGAGACGGTCACCATCATCGGTGAGTCCGGTTCCGGTAAATCGACGACGGCGATGGGCATCCTCCGCCTGCTGCCCGAGGACCTGGCGGTGCTGTCCGGCACGGTGCTGATCGACGGCGTGGACGTCACCGCCGACCCCAAAGCCATCGAGAAGGTGCGCGGCAAGACCCTGGCGCTGATCCCGCAGGACCCCATGACGGCGCTGAGCCCGGTCCTCTCCATCGGCAGCCAGCTCTTCGAAGCCATCCGGATTGCCGGCGCAGCGTCCGCCAAGGACAAAGGCGCCGTGAAGGCACGGGCCATCCGGCTCCTCGAGCAGGTGCACATCCCCACCCCGGAGAAGCAGCTGAAGAAGTACCCGCACCAGCTCTCCGGCGGCATGCTGCAGCGTGTGCTGATCGCCATCGCGCTGGCCAGCGAACCGCAACTGCTGGTGGCGGACGAGCCGACGTCGGCCCTGGACGTCACCGTGCAGGGCGGCATCCTGGACCTGCTCCTGGAACTGCAGGAACAGCGCGGCATCGGCATCCTGATGATCACACACGACCTTGGCGTGGCCCGGCTGATCTCGGACCGCATCCACGTGATGAAGGACGGCCGGTTCGTCGAATCCGGGGACGTCCAGCAGATCGTGGACCACCCCGCCACCGAGTACACCCGGGCGCTGCTGGCAGCCGTTCCCGTCCTGGGGCCCTGGGACGAAACGCCCAACGCCACCACCCTGACCACAACTGGAGCAAGCCATGACTAA